One genomic region from Rosa rugosa chromosome 1, drRosRugo1.1, whole genome shotgun sequence encodes:
- the LOC133708244 gene encoding secreted RxLR effector protein 161-like, producing MSKIPYASAIGSLMYAMLCTRPDISYGVSITSRYQSNPGLEHWNAVKNILKYLRRTKDLFLVYGGGDLQSELQVEAYTDSDFQSDVNDRKSTSGFVFTLNGGAVNWRSCKQSVTADSTTEAEYIAAAEAAKEAVWMKKFITELDVVPTIESPIPLYCDNNGAIAQAKEPRSHQKSKHIERRFHIIREIVNRGDVNILKVASVDNISDPFTKPLSQAKLEQHLEKMGVRFMADWV from the coding sequence atgagcaagatcccatatgcatctgcaatagggagcctcatgtatgcgatgctatgcacaagacctgatatcagttatggcgtaagcataactagtcgatatcagtccaatccaggtttagaacactggaatgctgttaagaatatccttaagtacttgagaaggactaaagatttattcctcgtttatggaggtggtgatttgcaatcagagttgcaagtggaagcatacacagactcagattttcaatctgatgtgaatgacagaaaatccacatcagggtttgtcttcaccttgaatggaggtgcagtaaattggagaagctgcaaacaaagcgttactgcagattccactactgaggcagaatacattgcagctgcagaggctgcaaaggaagcagtttggatgaaaaagttcatcactgaacttgatgttgttcctaccattgagtcaccgattccactttactgtgacaacaatggggcaattgctcaagccaaggaaccaaggtctcatcaaaaatccaaacacatcgaaagacgtttccatatcataagggagattgttaatcgtggagacgttaacattctcaaagtagcatctgttgataacatatcagatccattcactaagcctttatcacaagcaaagctagaacaacatcttgagaagatgggtgtacgtttcatggctgattgggtttag